GCCACTTTTATTATGTTCTAGTAGTTTGCCTTTTAAGATATGCAACCATTTTCAATATATCCTTAACTACACATATTTGCATAATTTCAAAGGTAGTTAATTGGCAAACCATATTTTAAAACTAATATAAAGACTTAATGCCATtttaaaggcgttttctgctttgAGCAATGTCTTTTTGTTAGCTGTGTCACCCTATTAAAACCTTATTAGGCTatcttcacacgttgcatttttattgcttttttaatgCAGAGCTTAAGCTGCTTTTAAGATGCCTACAAAATACAGGTTTTGCTtaattttagctgcgtttttttaacTGCGGTTTTGTCAGGGTATATTTgcttcttgtgcatgctgataaagtttagtgcataaaaaaatttGGAAATCTGATTTAACTTCATTAAGATTTGGCACCAAAAACGAAGCAaagcctgatacctgcatttttgtggCATTTCTTTgcaccacccattgctttcaacggatgaaaaacactgaaataacgctgaaagaagtgacatactgcattttgcaaaaacgcagctctttgacaaaactgtcaggaaaaaaaaattgaaggtgtGTGCACGAGATTTtcggaaatctcatagactttggtgGTACTGTGAAACGCAGGTGAATATTTacattgaaaaaacactgcaaaaacgcaatgtgtgatcaTAGCCTTACAGGGAGTCTCTGTGATCAGCACTGTGATGGAACCTGGAAGAAAGGACTCAATTTCTCTACACCGTCGCAGCAGGGCAAATGAAGAATTACAGGCCCTTCAAAGTATTGAGCTGTCCTTCCAGGGTCCTACAAAGCAAGACATTCTCCATCTTTGAATTCATAAGTTCCCAACATGATATTTCTCCAGTCTATATAATAATGACAATTAAAATATAATATCTGACCTCTGGCTCTTCACGCTTGTGTCTCTGCAGCCTTTCTACATCATCAATTTCATAAACTTTGATTTCAAATGGTTCTTTTAAAGTGCCAGGCAAAGGTGGAAGGTCGACCCATTGGCCAGTAACATTATTCTTTCTGCCAACTGTTGAAGCCTCAGGTAGAGGTGTGGGTATGAGCCTCCGGCGCTGAAGACCTAAGAAAAAGATCAACCTCTTAAGTCCTGACCAATCAAAGGCCCATCAATCTAAGGCAGCTATAATAGAACACTTAGCGAGGACTTGTCACTTTCCATaaacatttatttaatttttttacttggtctatgtaaatctagtctttttatcAGAATGGGTGTGGACCTCACGTTTTCTTTGTGGGAGTCTTCCTAATAATAATGCCCAGTTGGCCAAACAAACTAGATTCATATATAGCAGAGTGGAGACCATATCTCCGGAATAGAGAGGTGCAAGAACATAAAAAATGCAAAATTCAGGAGTATAACTGCATTTACACcagataaaaaaaacaataaacatatTTATAGCAAGTGACTAGTCCGCTTTAAGGCAAGCACAAAAGTATATCAAATTACTTAACAAAACGTATCAGTTTGGACAAAAAATCTTTAGGCAGGTTTATAGATGTAAAGTTCACATTACCTCTTTTCTTTGGAGACTTTAAACTCCTCAGTCGCCCAGAAGATGACATTCCACTTTCACTCATTGAGTCGTGGGCTGAGGATGCACTTCCGGTGGCTTCACTATCCCGGATCATGCTTTCGTAACCACTGCTACCGCTGTGATAGAAGAGAGCCGTCCTTCCCATTGCAGGGGGCAGCTCTCCACTTAACACACTGCTGTTATCACTGCCATGCCCACTGCTGTATCTCTGAGGACGCCTTGGAGCTGTAATTTTACTATACGGTGAAGGTAGAACAGGGGCCTGAGATTTTTCATCACTAAGATTAATACCACTGTCATTACCACTATCAGAGTCTGTTGACCCCCGGAAATTGCCAATTTTGCTAGTACCGCCAGATGCCAACTCATTTACACGGTTGTTGGCAGCCCTTAACGCTTGCTTTGTGCCCATAATGGTTCCTCTTGCAGGTTTGACATTAGCACTTTGAACGGATCTCGAACCTGCTTTTCCACTAGGGGGTATTCCAGAACATTTGCCATTTGACTGATTAAGAGACTTTACAGAAGAACTAAGAGATTTTGATCCATTGGATGTAAGGCTGCGGTTTTTGCTTAAACTTGTTGTAGCTTTCTGAGAAAGGGAACTTTTAGCCTGGTTGCTTTTGGTGGAAGAGCTGCAAGAAGGTGGTGAGGTAATTGTATTAGATGCTGGTGAATTGCCAAGTCTAGGCACTGTACGTCCAGCCTTATTGATATTACTGACACTGCTGTTATCTCTATTCGTGCTTGTCCTTGAGCCAACAGATGTAAGACTATCACATCTCTCCAGAGACACGTGGCTTCCATAGCGTTGAACACACTCAGATTTGTTGGATTTATTTTTCAAGCTGGAGACTGCTTTTGACAGTGAATGGTCAGTTTTAACAATTTTGCTGCCAAGTTGTGTTTCTGAATCTTCTTCTAAATTTAAAGTGGACCTGCTATAATCTGCTCCTTCTAACCTGCCAAGACTATTTGAGTGTTGAGGATTATTTTTATGATCTAAGCTTGACTTTCTTACAGGAGGAGCAGGAGGTCCAGTACCACCTGGTCTTGGCAACATACTTGTCTTCTGCGGAAAGGTCTTCCTAGCTCCAGAAAAAGTAGCTTCTGACACTGCTTTTATCCCATGCTCCATTTGGGAACTGTAGTTCGTTACGACACCTAATGTTGTGGCACCTCTCCTCAgttgtggcacttttgtgagtggtTCATTTTTTTTAGCGGAAGGTTTAGGATCCACTTCACAGCCATCCACCACCCGTTGTGAGCATCCCAACATTGTTTGAGATTTTGTAGCCTTAGGCAAATTGGTTTGTGCAACTTTTGAGCTTTGTTTCAACTGATTGTCTGTAACCAAAGTGGATGATTTTGCAGAAAGTGTCTGATTTTCAGTCCTTCCTTCTAAGGAATTTTCCTGCCGCACTGTCCATGGGTCTTCAAACATGCTTTCTTCGCACATCAATGGGTTAGCATGTGTTGTGCTTGAGGTAGACTTATTTTTCCGAGGAAGACTAGAATGGATCGTTTCTACTGAAATTGTGCCCCAGGTGCTACAATCTCTAAGTTGGCTAGTTGTTTGATGAGCAGTTGGCATAGCTTTGGTTAGCTCAGAAGTCTTAAGGCTTTTCTCATTGCAAGCATACAAGAGACTAGAACTAATACTATCATTGTCCATTTCGGAAAAGCAAAACCCACTATCGTTTAGAGAATTTTTTAGATTCTTGCCAATATGAACATTTTTGTTGTCTGAATCCAAATCCAGACTTTCCCCAATTTCATCGCCTTTATGAGATGAGTGTGGATTTAAAGTGTCGTACGTCTGTGCTCCATCGCTTTTAATCGTACAGATACTCACTTCACTCAACCACGAGCTTATAGAAGAGCGCCTGCTGCTGATTGTGCATTGATCCTGGGCTAAGGGAACTACAATATCGATATTAACACCAGTGGTGGTTATCTGTGAGGTGTAAGCATCAAACTCATCATTAATACTGCTTATAATACTAACTGGTCTAGATCCAGACGCAAGGGCCTGCAGAGAACAGTCGCTGTTAAAGCTAATGATGCTGGATGGTCTACCACTATCGAGAATCCCACCTATAGACAGTTCTTCAACAACAGTGAACACAAGTTCATCTTCTCCATTAAGCTCAACAGGCTTTTGAAGTGTTACTGTCGTGGTTACAATATCGCGATCAAACCCTTTTCCTTTAACTGCTGAACAAAACCTGCGTACCTCAACTGGGCCAGATGGTTTAGGGGTGCTTTTCATAACCGGAAATGTGCTGCCTAGTAAATTGTGCTTGTCCTGGTTCCTTAATCTGCTCATTCCAACAGGAGGCGTCCTGACACCAATACATGGTTCTAAGCTCACTTTTGAGTTCGTTTGAGGAGGGGGTGGTGCAGGAGTTGGGAGAGTCCTCTTTGTAAGGAGGCTTTTTTCCCTCACTGATGGATCAATAGATAATTTTGGTTGTTCCATGAATTTGCTATTAATTGGCAATGGCCTTTTTTGCCTTTCTGTGATTGTCAACTGATCTCCATCTGGGGCATATTCCAAATGTGCAGTTTCAGCTTTGGCTTGTATTTGAGGGTGCTCTTGTTTTGGCTGAGGTGACATTGTTTCCAATCCTGAACAGTTATATGGAAAATCGGATGAAATATTACTGCTCTGTCCTTTCCTGGGTGACTGTGGCAGTTTTTCTTGCTGTGGCATAGGAGGTATATTTTCCTGGTAATTCATGGCTTTTGTAGCAAGAGCTGATGAAGCAAGTTCTTCATGGAGGAACCTGATCGGATTTTCACTGCCATCAATACAGTCAAGTCTTTCCTGTAGCTCTGCAAATGTGTTGCATTTTAAGTGATCGTTATCTGAACTTCGAAGACTGGATAAATTATCTTTGCTCTTTCTCTTGAGAAGTGAAGGGATAATGGGGACAAACTCTGGAGGACCTTCATTATCCGTCAGATCTTGGTCAGATAAAACCGCCCCATTTGGACCAACGTAGATGACGGTATCACAAGACTGCTCACTGCTGGAAGAATAATCTGGATCACTGTGCATTCCAAGAGCAGGAAAATCGGGGTCAAGTACAACTGTCTTTGGGTGAAAGGGTCTCATGTGGTGAGGTCTTCTCGCTCGGCCTTCCTCGCAAGAGCTTTCTCCTCCAGATGAGCTGGATGCGTACTAGAAAATTAAGAAAGGGACAGTATGCTGAGAATGTGACAGCTGCAGTACTTAATATCACCCACTCCTTCTGAGTCAAGAGGAAACTTATCTTACGTCCTATTTACTCGCTTCTTCTAACCACTGCTGAACCCCATCCAAGCAAGTATCTACAAATACTACAAAAAACATATCTATCTCTTATTGTAGCCCACTGAAGCTACAGTCAATCACACATAAGAATGTCATTTTGGACCCATTTCGATATGGGTAAGGAATGGGTGTGGTGGTTTGGACGTTGTGCATCTGTAAAGGGCTCTCTGGGGCTTGGATTATAGTAAATGCATTTTCTTGAATTTGGATCTATGCACACAGCAGAGACCTCACGATTGCTCTATGAGCAGATTTTTTCCCTTAAAAGCAAAGCTGCTAGTTTCTACAAGATAAGAGCTCCATTCATACTGCAAGTGGTGGCGcacgcccccaatttttttcccttACACTTGAATGGGAGCAGTGAATTAAGCTGCAATGTGCACGAGATCGCAGTATATGGAAAGTGGTGAATTAACTATatatggctggtttcacatttgcgtttaaaaacgcagcattttaaacgcaaacgcatgtggtgaaaaaagcgCGTTTAAACGCtatgttttttagatgcatgcgtttttgcatgttttaaaacaaacgcggcattttgatgcgtttacatgcgtttt
This region of Ranitomeya imitator isolate aRanImi1 chromosome 1, aRanImi1.pri, whole genome shotgun sequence genomic DNA includes:
- the KIF26A gene encoding kinesin-like protein KIF26A isoform X1, translating into MACENSSGSNAPDRKNPSLLELGALCLDSEIIFGFTSHLLRRRGKVADRFPGREVPPPRKRLQSADEALQGSRPSPEGAGAAAVSELSEGPGLGKWCPYCQAKLAELKKQALKLAVPGSIMNAQFSALIFDKLQVPDYLQKSRNEGESRCDVCATHLNQLKQEAVQMIQTINQAGRPDILDRPHTSVPVATVIPRLSPQNVVTVSSPKELLMIAGQVGRQSGKTTNIFSGTERRKGLGWPHGQGSFPSSSVQVTVGSSGIGGALSSVTIQAQQYLEGMWSISRVNNFLPPPIQPDSTTVDGGREDPSVDNSSGENISEQSFADQSQRFEPAAVVSSGTSAAASFFIRAAQKLNLSSKRKKYHPPLPHSREYSTYSTNFSGILQLCPPPAPPCLMRAVSKIKDNPGMGKVKVMLRICPSQGSHDTSESMSFLKVDPRKKQITLYDPSTCGPSISGHRRGVVAAPKMFAFDSVFPQDSSQAEVCSGTVAEVIQSVVNGADGCIFCFGHVKLGKTYTMIGKDASTQSLGIIPCAISWLFKLINERREKTGTRFSIRVSAVEIYGKDENLKDLLAEVATGSLQDGQSPGVYLREDPICGTQLQNQSELRAPTAEKAAHFLDAAIAARSTNKVDCEEEDRRNSHMLFTLHIYQYRMEKSGKGGMSGGRSRLHLIDLGSCERVLSKSRDAGGGLCLSLNALGNVILALVNGAKHIPYRDSKLTMLLRESLGNINCRTTMIAHISDSTSNYPESLATVQLASRIHRMKKKKSKYASSSSGGESSCEEGRARRPHHMRPFHPKTVVLDPDFPALGMHSDPDYSSSSEQSCDTVIYVGPNGAVLSDQDLTDNEGPPEFVPIIPSLLKRKSKDNLSSLRSSDNDHLKCNTFAELQERLDCIDGSENPIRFLHEELASSALATKAMNYQENIPPMPQQEKLPQSPRKGQSSNISSDFPYNCSGLETMSPQPKQEHPQIQAKAETAHLEYAPDGDQLTITERQKRPLPINSKFMEQPKLSIDPSVREKSLLTKRTLPTPAPPPPQTNSKVSLEPCIGVRTPPVGMSRLRNQDKHNLLGSTFPVMKSTPKPSGPVEVRRFCSAVKGKGFDRDIVTTTVTLQKPVELNGEDELVFTVVEELSIGGILDSGRPSSIISFNSDCSLQALASGSRPVSIISSINDEFDAYTSQITTTGVNIDIVVPLAQDQCTISSRRSSISSWLSEVSICTIKSDGAQTYDTLNPHSSHKGDEIGESLDLDSDNKNVHIGKNLKNSLNDSGFCFSEMDNDSISSSLLYACNEKSLKTSELTKAMPTAHQTTSQLRDCSTWGTISVETIHSSLPRKNKSTSSTTHANPLMCEESMFEDPWTVRQENSLEGRTENQTLSAKSSTLVTDNQLKQSSKVAQTNLPKATKSQTMLGCSQRVVDGCEVDPKPSAKKNEPLTKVPQLRRGATTLGVVTNYSSQMEHGIKAVSEATFSGARKTFPQKTSMLPRPGGTGPPAPPVRKSSLDHKNNPQHSNSLGRLEGADYSRSTLNLEEDSETQLGSKIVKTDHSLSKAVSSLKNKSNKSECVQRYGSHVSLERCDSLTSVGSRTSTNRDNSSVSNINKAGRTVPRLGNSPASNTITSPPSCSSSTKSNQAKSSLSQKATTSLSKNRSLTSNGSKSLSSSVKSLNQSNGKCSGIPPSGKAGSRSVQSANVKPARGTIMGTKQALRAANNRVNELASGGTSKIGNFRGSTDSDSGNDSGINLSDEKSQAPVLPSPYSKITAPRRPQRYSSGHGSDNSSVLSGELPPAMGRTALFYHSGSSGYESMIRDSEATGSASSAHDSMSESGMSSSGRLRSLKSPKKRGLQRRRLIPTPLPEASTVGRKNNVTGQWVDLPPLPGTLKEPFEIKVYEIDDVERLQRHKREEPEPFEDMEKGLMYFNTKLKVAERRQQRIKDVKAKYEMLKEELEETKARLMMDPNKWREEFEVDPDLDRESQEYLEALEQVTEDLDLCVNICKSHVMMVTCFDIGIIADQQDSGREVEV
- the KIF26A gene encoding kinesin-like protein KIF26A isoform X2 yields the protein MVPVLGRAGHANHMGLVADRFPGREVPPPRKRLQSADEALQGSRPSPEGAGAAAVSELSEGPGLGKWCPYCQAKLAELKKQALKLAVPGSIMNAQFSALIFDKLQVPDYLQKSRNEGESRCDVCATHLNQLKQEAVQMIQTINQAGRPDILDRPHTSVPVATVIPRLSPQNVVTVSSPKELLMIAGQVGRQSGKTTNIFSGTERRKGLGWPHGQGSFPSSSVQVTVGSSGIGGALSSVTIQAQQYLEGMWSISRVNNFLPPPIQPDSTTVDGGREDPSVDNSSGENISEQSFADQSQRFEPAAVVSSGTSAAASFFIRAAQKLNLSSKRKKYHPPLPHSREYSTYSTNFSGILQLCPPPAPPCLMRAVSKIKDNPGMGKVKVMLRICPSQGSHDTSESMSFLKVDPRKKQITLYDPSTCGPSISGHRRGVVAAPKMFAFDSVFPQDSSQAEVCSGTVAEVIQSVVNGADGCIFCFGHVKLGKTYTMIGKDASTQSLGIIPCAISWLFKLINERREKTGTRFSIRVSAVEIYGKDENLKDLLAEVATGSLQDGQSPGVYLREDPICGTQLQNQSELRAPTAEKAAHFLDAAIAARSTNKVDCEEEDRRNSHMLFTLHIYQYRMEKSGKGGMSGGRSRLHLIDLGSCERVLSKSRDAGGGLCLSLNALGNVILALVNGAKHIPYRDSKLTMLLRESLGNINCRTTMIAHISDSTSNYPESLATVQLASRIHRMKKKKSKYASSSSGGESSCEEGRARRPHHMRPFHPKTVVLDPDFPALGMHSDPDYSSSSEQSCDTVIYVGPNGAVLSDQDLTDNEGPPEFVPIIPSLLKRKSKDNLSSLRSSDNDHLKCNTFAELQERLDCIDGSENPIRFLHEELASSALATKAMNYQENIPPMPQQEKLPQSPRKGQSSNISSDFPYNCSGLETMSPQPKQEHPQIQAKAETAHLEYAPDGDQLTITERQKRPLPINSKFMEQPKLSIDPSVREKSLLTKRTLPTPAPPPPQTNSKVSLEPCIGVRTPPVGMSRLRNQDKHNLLGSTFPVMKSTPKPSGPVEVRRFCSAVKGKGFDRDIVTTTVTLQKPVELNGEDELVFTVVEELSIGGILDSGRPSSIISFNSDCSLQALASGSRPVSIISSINDEFDAYTSQITTTGVNIDIVVPLAQDQCTISSRRSSISSWLSEVSICTIKSDGAQTYDTLNPHSSHKGDEIGESLDLDSDNKNVHIGKNLKNSLNDSGFCFSEMDNDSISSSLLYACNEKSLKTSELTKAMPTAHQTTSQLRDCSTWGTISVETIHSSLPRKNKSTSSTTHANPLMCEESMFEDPWTVRQENSLEGRTENQTLSAKSSTLVTDNQLKQSSKVAQTNLPKATKSQTMLGCSQRVVDGCEVDPKPSAKKNEPLTKVPQLRRGATTLGVVTNYSSQMEHGIKAVSEATFSGARKTFPQKTSMLPRPGGTGPPAPPVRKSSLDHKNNPQHSNSLGRLEGADYSRSTLNLEEDSETQLGSKIVKTDHSLSKAVSSLKNKSNKSECVQRYGSHVSLERCDSLTSVGSRTSTNRDNSSVSNINKAGRTVPRLGNSPASNTITSPPSCSSSTKSNQAKSSLSQKATTSLSKNRSLTSNGSKSLSSSVKSLNQSNGKCSGIPPSGKAGSRSVQSANVKPARGTIMGTKQALRAANNRVNELASGGTSKIGNFRGSTDSDSGNDSGINLSDEKSQAPVLPSPYSKITAPRRPQRYSSGHGSDNSSVLSGELPPAMGRTALFYHSGSSGYESMIRDSEATGSASSAHDSMSESGMSSSGRLRSLKSPKKRGLQRRRLIPTPLPEASTVGRKNNVTGQWVDLPPLPGTLKEPFEIKVYEIDDVERLQRHKREEPEPFEDMEKGLMYFNTKLKVAERRQQRIKDVKAKYEMLKEELEETKARLMMDPNKWREEFEVDPDLDRESQEYLEALEQVTEDLDLCVNICKSHVMMVTCFDIGIIADQQDSGREVEV